One window from the genome of Streptomyces sp. NBC_00708 encodes:
- the trxA gene encoding thioredoxin produces MIHVSGVDEVTDETFDAEVLGEARPVLVEFTADWCGPCRQLAPVLGAIAEEERERLRIVQIDVDHNPGISARYGILSMPTLMVFRAGEPVKSMVGARPKRRLLQELEDVL; encoded by the coding sequence ATGATCCACGTATCGGGTGTCGACGAGGTCACCGACGAGACCTTCGACGCCGAGGTGCTGGGGGAGGCCCGGCCCGTCCTGGTGGAGTTCACCGCCGACTGGTGCGGCCCCTGCCGCCAGCTCGCCCCCGTCCTGGGCGCCATCGCCGAGGAGGAGCGCGAACGGCTCCGTATCGTCCAGATCGACGTCGACCACAACCCCGGGATCAGCGCCCGGTACGGGATCCTGTCGATGCCCACCCTGATGGTCTTCCGGGCCGGTGAGCCGGTGAAGTCCATGGTGGGCGCCCGTCCGAAGCGCCGGCTCCTCCAGGAGCTGGAGGACGTGCTCTGA
- the glgB gene encoding 1,4-alpha-glucan branching enzyme, whose amino-acid sequence MTARKPSRTSEPAAPAPELPPTEEPIAATLSAPPAAPAERAEAVAGPAAGSAAAEPAAPPVKKRAARAPKKTAPAKRAKKAAAPPRPRSAGSQELRPAAPLDDADRGRLLAGEHHAPHDLLGARQVADGVAVRVLRPFARSVTVLAKGLRAPLHSDGDGLFSGVLPLPEVPEYRLLVAYDDNEIETDDPYRFLPALGELDLHLIGEGRHEELWTALGARPMEHQGVAGTRFTVWAPNARGVRVCGDFNYWDGTGFPMRSLGSSGVWELFLPGTGEGALYKFDICRPDGSHTTRSDPMARHTEVPPATASVVTAPHHVWQDQEWMAKRGNVPVHEAPFSVYEMHLASWRPGLTYRQLAEQLPAYVKELGFTHVELMPVAEHPFGGSWGYQVTGFYAPTSRMGSPDDFRFLVDALHRAGIGVIMDWVPAHFPRDDWALAEFDGRALYEHSDPRRAAHPDWGTLEFDYGRTEVRNFLVANATYWCEEFHIDGLRVDAVASMLYLDYSREDGQWSPNEFGGRENLDAVAFLQEMNATVYRRNPGVVTIAEESTAWDGVTRATDHGGLGFGLKWNMGWMHDSLVYVSKEPVHRKYHHNEMTFSMVYAYSENYVLPISHDEVVHGKQALVSKMPGDWWQQRANHRAYLGFMWAHPGKQLLFMGQEFAQGAEWSEGHGPDWWLLDPAYEASGDHRGVRDLVGDLNRVYGATPALWQRDTRPEGFAWVDGGAAEDNVFAFLRHDAKGAPLLAVCNFSPVVRHDYRLGVPEGPRLWAEVLNTDAARYGGGDVRNEEPLKAEAVGSHGRPSSVSLTLPPLATVWFKPA is encoded by the coding sequence GTGACCGCCCGCAAGCCGTCCCGCACGTCCGAGCCCGCCGCGCCCGCCCCGGAGCTCCCGCCCACCGAGGAACCGATCGCCGCCACCCTCTCCGCGCCTCCGGCCGCCCCCGCCGAGCGCGCGGAGGCCGTCGCCGGGCCGGCCGCCGGGTCCGCGGCGGCGGAACCGGCCGCGCCGCCCGTGAAGAAGCGCGCGGCACGGGCCCCGAAGAAGACCGCCCCGGCGAAGCGCGCGAAGAAGGCCGCCGCCCCGCCCAGGCCCCGCAGCGCCGGCAGCCAGGAACTGCGCCCGGCCGCCCCGCTGGACGACGCCGACCGGGGCCGGCTGCTGGCCGGCGAGCACCACGCCCCGCACGACCTGCTGGGCGCGCGCCAGGTGGCCGACGGGGTGGCGGTCCGGGTGCTGCGCCCGTTCGCCCGGTCGGTCACCGTGCTCGCGAAGGGGCTGCGGGCGCCGCTGCACAGCGACGGGGACGGGCTGTTCTCCGGGGTGCTGCCGCTGCCGGAGGTCCCGGAGTACCGGCTGCTGGTGGCGTACGACGACAACGAGATCGAGACCGACGACCCGTACCGCTTCCTGCCCGCGCTCGGGGAGCTGGACCTGCACCTGATCGGCGAGGGCCGGCACGAGGAGCTGTGGACCGCGCTCGGGGCCCGGCCTATGGAGCACCAGGGCGTCGCCGGGACCCGGTTCACGGTGTGGGCGCCCAACGCCCGGGGTGTGCGGGTGTGCGGTGACTTCAACTACTGGGACGGCACGGGCTTCCCGATGCGGTCGCTGGGCTCGTCCGGGGTGTGGGAGCTGTTCCTGCCCGGGACCGGCGAGGGCGCACTGTACAAGTTCGACATCTGCCGCCCCGACGGTTCGCACACGACGCGCTCCGACCCGATGGCCCGGCACACCGAGGTGCCGCCCGCCACCGCCTCGGTCGTGACGGCCCCGCACCACGTCTGGCAGGACCAGGAGTGGATGGCGAAGCGGGGCAACGTACCCGTCCACGAGGCACCGTTCTCGGTGTACGAGATGCATCTCGCCTCCTGGCGACCGGGGCTGACCTACCGTCAGCTGGCGGAGCAGCTGCCCGCGTACGTCAAGGAGCTGGGCTTCACGCATGTGGAGCTGATGCCCGTGGCCGAGCACCCCTTCGGCGGCTCCTGGGGCTACCAGGTCACCGGCTTCTACGCCCCGACCTCCCGGATGGGTTCGCCGGACGACTTCCGCTTCCTGGTCGACGCGCTGCACCGGGCCGGGATCGGCGTGATCATGGACTGGGTGCCGGCGCACTTCCCGCGCGACGACTGGGCGCTCGCGGAGTTCGACGGGCGGGCGCTGTACGAGCACTCCGACCCGAGGCGGGCCGCGCACCCGGACTGGGGGACGCTGGAGTTCGACTACGGCCGGACCGAGGTGCGTAACTTCCTGGTCGCCAACGCCACGTACTGGTGCGAGGAGTTCCATATCGACGGGCTGCGGGTGGACGCGGTCGCCTCGATGCTCTACCTGGACTACTCGCGCGAGGACGGCCAGTGGTCGCCCAATGAGTTCGGCGGGCGGGAGAACCTGGACGCGGTCGCCTTCCTCCAGGAGATGAACGCCACGGTCTACCGGCGCAATCCGGGCGTGGTCACCATCGCCGAGGAGTCCACCGCCTGGGACGGCGTGACCCGGGCGACCGACCACGGCGGCCTGGGCTTCGGGCTGAAGTGGAACATGGGCTGGATGCACGACTCGCTGGTCTACGTCTCCAAGGAGCCGGTGCACCGCAAGTACCACCACAACGAGATGACGTTCTCGATGGTGTACGCGTACAGCGAGAACTACGTGCTGCCGATCTCGCACGACGAGGTGGTGCACGGCAAGCAGGCGCTGGTCAGCAAGATGCCCGGCGACTGGTGGCAGCAGCGCGCCAACCACCGCGCCTACCTGGGCTTCATGTGGGCCCATCCCGGCAAGCAACTGCTCTTCATGGGCCAGGAGTTCGCACAGGGCGCGGAGTGGTCCGAGGGCCACGGCCCGGACTGGTGGCTGCTGGACCCCGCGTACGAGGCGTCGGGCGACCACCGAGGGGTGCGGGACCTGGTGGGCGACCTGAACAGGGTCTACGGGGCGACGCCCGCGCTCTGGCAGCGCGACACCCGTCCGGAGGGCTTCGCCTGGGTGGACGGGGGCGCGGCGGAGGACAACGTGTTCGCGTTCCTGCGCCATGACGCGAAGGGCGCGCCGCTGCTGGCGGTCTGCAACTTCTCACCGGTGGTGCGGCACGACTACCGGCTCGGGGTGCCGGAGGGCCCCCGGCTGTGGGCGGAGGTCCTGAACACGGACGCGGCCCGGTACGGCGGCGGCGATGTGCGCAACGAGGAGCCGCTGAAGGCGGAGGCGGTGGGGTCCCACGGCAGGCCGTCGAGCGTGTCGCTGACGCTGCCGCCGCTGGCCACCGTGTGGTTCAAGCCGGCGTGA
- a CDS encoding phosphotransferase → MSEAASAQVTLANSTALLPSLGPLLHEWLPRQRWFAGKGRAITAFSLVSATEILPVDGRDDSAPGLLHLLVRVHQPTMPAQPPVDCYQLLLGVRSVLPQHLAPAAIGRVPDGPLSGLAVYDGLHDPRLASLLLERLRTPGRLGAVRFDRGAEPIPEDLPPRVLDTEQSNSSLVYGNAYILKIFRRVFPGTNPDLELPLALSREGCGRVPAPVAWFEAATPERLTLGVLQPFLRGAQDGWQLALRALATGHDFLTEARALGRATAEVHTALAAALPTPLLRRSQTDELAAAMVERLEAAAHAVPELVPYVPGLRTAFDAVAALGHRGRSWAAQRVHGDLHLGQTLRRADGFWSLIDFEGEPARPLPERRSPQPPVRDVAGMLRSFDYAARTHRPWKPEWAARCRDAYCDGYAEAAGADPRAEPELLRAHETDKAVYEVLYEARHRPDWLPVPMAAIHRLASGSAR, encoded by the coding sequence ATGTCGGAGGCTGCATCCGCTCAGGTCACCCTGGCGAACAGCACAGCCCTGCTTCCGTCTCTCGGACCGCTGCTCCACGAATGGCTGCCCCGGCAGCGGTGGTTCGCGGGCAAGGGACGGGCCATCACCGCCTTCTCGCTCGTCTCGGCCACCGAGATACTGCCGGTGGACGGCCGCGACGACTCCGCCCCCGGGCTCCTGCACCTGCTGGTCCGGGTCCATCAGCCCACCATGCCCGCCCAGCCGCCCGTCGACTGCTACCAGTTGCTGCTCGGGGTCCGCTCCGTGCTGCCCCAGCACCTCGCGCCCGCCGCCATCGGCCGGGTGCCGGACGGACCGCTGTCCGGACTCGCGGTCTACGACGGTCTGCACGACCCGCGCCTGGCCTCGCTGCTGCTGGAACGATTGCGCACCCCCGGCCGGCTCGGCGCCGTGCGCTTCGACCGGGGCGCGGAACCGATCCCGGAGGACCTGCCGCCCCGCGTGCTGGACACCGAGCAGTCCAACTCCTCGCTGGTGTACGGCAATGCGTACATCCTCAAGATCTTCCGCCGGGTCTTCCCGGGCACCAACCCCGACCTCGAACTGCCGCTCGCGCTCTCCCGCGAGGGCTGCGGCCGGGTCCCCGCGCCGGTCGCCTGGTTCGAGGCGGCGACCCCGGAGCGGCTGACGCTCGGGGTGCTCCAGCCGTTCCTGCGCGGCGCCCAGGACGGCTGGCAGCTCGCCCTGCGCGCCCTCGCCACCGGGCACGACTTCCTGACCGAGGCGAGGGCGCTGGGCCGTGCCACCGCCGAGGTGCACACGGCGCTCGCCGCCGCCCTGCCCACCCCGTTGCTGCGCCGCTCGCAGACCGACGAACTGGCCGCCGCCATGGTGGAGCGGCTGGAGGCCGCCGCCCACGCGGTGCCGGAACTGGTGCCGTACGTCCCCGGACTGCGCACCGCCTTCGACGCGGTCGCCGCGCTCGGGCACCGGGGACGCAGCTGGGCCGCGCAGCGGGTGCACGGCGACCTCCACCTCGGCCAGACGCTGCGCCGCGCCGACGGTTTCTGGTCACTGATCGACTTCGAGGGCGAGCCGGCCCGGCCGCTCCCGGAGCGCCGCAGCCCGCAGCCTCCGGTGCGCGACGTCGCCGGAATGCTCCGCTCCTTCGACTACGCGGCCCGTACGCACCGGCCCTGGAAGCCCGAGTGGGCGGCCCGCTGCCGGGACGCCTACTGCGACGGCTACGCCGAGGCGGCGGGCGCCGACCCGCGCGCCGAACCGGAGCTGCTGCGCGCCCACGAGACCGACAAGGCGGTGTACGAGGTGCTGTACGAGGCACGGCACCGGCCCGACTGGCTCCCGGTCCCGATGGCCGCGATCCACCGCCTGGCCTCCGGTTCCGCCCGCTGA
- the treS gene encoding maltose alpha-D-glucosyltransferase yields the protein MIVNEPVHDTFEDTPAKDRDPDWFKRAVFYEVLVRSFQDSNGDGIGDLKGITAKLDYLQWLGVDCLWLPPFFKSPLRDGGYDVSDYTAVLPEFGDLADFVEFVDAAHQRGMRVIIDFVMNHTSDQHEWFQQSRTDPDGPYGDYYVWADDDKQFQDARIIFVDTETSNWTFDPVRKQYYWHRFFSHQPDLNYENPAVQEEIISALRFWLDLGIDGFRVDAVPYLYQREGTNCENLPETHNFLKRVRKEIDANYPDTVLLAEANQWPEDVVDYFGDYGSGGDECHMAFHFPVMPRIFMAVRRESRYPVSEILAKTPAIPQNCQWGIFLRNHDELTLEMVTDEERDYMYAEYAKDPRMRANIGIRRRLAPLLDNDRNQIELFTALLLSLPGSPILYYGDEIGMGDNIWLGDRDAVRTPMQWTPDRNAGFSSSDPGRLYLPTIMDPVYGYQVTNVEASMASPSSLLHWTRRMIEIRKQNPAFGLGTYNELPSSNPAVLAFTREHGDDLVLCVHNFSRFAQPTELDLRSFNGRHPVELIGGVRFPAIGQWPYLLTLAGHGFYWFRLRKDAPPS from the coding sequence ATGATCGTCAATGAGCCCGTCCACGACACGTTCGAGGACACCCCGGCCAAGGACCGCGATCCCGACTGGTTCAAGCGTGCCGTGTTCTACGAGGTCCTCGTCCGGTCCTTCCAGGACTCCAACGGCGACGGCATCGGAGACCTGAAGGGGATCACCGCCAAGCTGGACTACCTCCAGTGGCTGGGCGTCGACTGCCTCTGGCTGCCGCCGTTCTTCAAGTCGCCGCTGCGCGACGGCGGTTACGACGTGTCCGACTACACCGCCGTGCTGCCCGAGTTCGGTGACCTCGCCGACTTCGTGGAGTTCGTCGACGCCGCCCACCAGCGCGGCATGCGCGTGATCATCGACTTCGTCATGAATCACACCAGCGACCAGCACGAGTGGTTCCAGCAGTCCCGGACCGACCCCGACGGGCCGTACGGCGACTACTACGTCTGGGCCGACGACGACAAGCAGTTCCAGGACGCCCGGATCATCTTCGTCGACACGGAGACGTCCAACTGGACCTTCGACCCGGTGCGCAAGCAGTACTACTGGCACCGGTTCTTCTCGCACCAGCCCGACCTCAACTACGAGAACCCGGCGGTGCAGGAGGAGATCATCTCCGCCCTCCGCTTCTGGCTGGACCTCGGTATCGACGGCTTCCGGGTCGACGCCGTGCCGTACCTGTACCAGCGCGAGGGCACCAACTGCGAGAACCTCCCCGAGACCCACAACTTCCTCAAGCGGGTCCGCAAGGAGATCGACGCCAACTACCCGGACACGGTCCTGCTCGCCGAGGCCAACCAGTGGCCGGAGGACGTCGTCGACTACTTCGGCGACTACGGGAGCGGCGGCGACGAGTGCCACATGGCGTTCCACTTCCCCGTGATGCCGCGGATCTTCATGGCCGTACGGCGCGAGAGCCGCTACCCGGTCTCGGAAATCCTGGCCAAGACACCGGCGATCCCGCAGAACTGCCAGTGGGGCATCTTCCTGCGCAACCACGACGAGCTGACGCTCGAAATGGTCACGGACGAAGAACGCGACTACATGTACGCGGAGTACGCCAAGGACCCCCGGATGCGGGCCAACATCGGCATCCGCCGCCGGCTGGCCCCGCTGCTGGACAACGACCGCAACCAGATCGAGCTGTTCACCGCGCTGCTCCTGTCGCTGCCGGGCTCCCCGATCCTCTACTACGGGGACGAGATCGGGATGGGCGACAACATCTGGCTGGGCGACCGGGACGCCGTACGCACCCCGATGCAGTGGACGCCCGACCGCAACGCGGGCTTCTCCTCCAGCGATCCGGGGCGGCTCTACCTCCCCACGATCATGGACCCGGTCTACGGCTACCAGGTCACCAACGTCGAGGCGTCGATGGCCTCCCCGTCCTCGCTGCTGCACTGGACGCGGCGGATGATCGAGATCCGCAAGCAGAACCCGGCGTTCGGTCTCGGCACCTACAACGAACTGCCCTCCTCCAACCCGGCCGTGCTCGCCTTCACGCGTGAGCACGGCGACGACCTCGTGCTGTGCGTCCACAACTTCTCGCGGTTCGCGCAGCCGACGGAGCTCGACCTCAGGTCCTTCAACGGGCGTCATCCGGTGGAGCTGATCGGCGGGGTGCGCTTCCCCGCCATCGGTCAGTGGCCCTACCTGCTGACACTCGCGGGACACGGCTTCTACTGGTTCCGGTTGCGCAAGGACGCGCCGCCGAGCTGA
- a CDS encoding alpha-1,4-glucan--maltose-1-phosphate maltosyltransferase, whose product MIGRIPVLDVHPLVDCGRRPAKAVAGETFQVTATVFREGHDAVAANVVLHSPSGRPGPWTPMRELAPGTDRWGAEVTPDAEGRWTYTVEAWSDPVATWRHAARIKIPAGIDTELMLAEGAQLYERAAEGVPKRDGREAVLAAVDALRDASRPAEARLAAALAPEAGDALARHPLRELVTASRPHPLVVERRRALYGSWYEMFPRSEGARFEAAKPRKGRGAKSAGPQPARLVSGTFRTAAERLPAVAAMGFDVVYLPPIHPIGTTHRKGPNNSLTPGPEDVGVPWAIGSPEGGHDAVHPDLGTLEDFAHFVETARNLRMEVALDFALQCSPDHPWVEKHPEWFQHRADGSIAYAENPPKKYQDIYPIAFDKDLEGIVAESVRILRFWMDRGVRIFRVDNPHTKPVIFWEKVIAEINGTDPDVIFLAEAFTRPAMMRTLAAIGFQQSYTYFTWRDSRQEITDYVNELAHDTAAFMRPNFFVNTPDILPGYLQKGGRPAFEARAVLAATLSPSWGVYAGFELCENTPIHHGSEEYLDSEKYEIRPRDWEAAEREGRSLAPLITSLNRIRRRHPALQQLRDVHFHASDNDALIVYSKRSGSNILLVVVNLDPHHTQEATVSLDMPQLGLDRHESVPVRDELTGTSYHWGRTFYVRLEPGVTPAHIAVLRPSPPTGGSPTP is encoded by the coding sequence ATGATCGGTCGCATTCCCGTTCTCGACGTCCATCCGCTCGTCGACTGCGGCAGAAGGCCCGCCAAGGCCGTTGCCGGTGAGACCTTCCAGGTCACCGCGACCGTCTTCCGGGAGGGCCACGACGCGGTGGCGGCGAATGTCGTGCTGCACAGTCCGAGCGGGCGCCCGGGTCCCTGGACCCCGATGCGCGAGCTGGCCCCGGGCACCGACCGCTGGGGCGCCGAGGTGACACCGGACGCCGAGGGCCGCTGGACGTACACGGTCGAGGCGTGGAGCGACCCGGTCGCCACCTGGCGCCACGCGGCGCGGATCAAGATCCCGGCCGGCATCGACACCGAGCTGATGCTCGCCGAGGGCGCCCAGCTGTACGAGCGGGCCGCCGAGGGCGTACCCAAGCGCGACGGCCGCGAGGCGGTGCTGGCGGCCGTGGACGCGCTGCGCGACGCGTCCCGGCCGGCCGAGGCCCGGCTCGCGGCGGCCCTGGCCCCCGAGGCCGGGGACGCGCTGGCCCGCCACCCCCTGCGCGAACTGGTCACCGCCTCCCGCCCGCACCCGCTGGTCGTCGAGCGCCGGCGCGCGCTGTACGGCTCCTGGTACGAGATGTTCCCGCGCTCCGAGGGCGCCCGCTTCGAGGCCGCGAAGCCGCGCAAGGGCCGGGGCGCCAAGTCCGCCGGGCCGCAGCCGGCCCGGCTGGTGAGCGGCACCTTCCGGACGGCGGCCGAGCGGCTGCCGGCGGTCGCCGCGATGGGCTTCGACGTGGTCTACCTGCCGCCCATCCACCCCATCGGTACGACGCACCGCAAGGGCCCGAACAACTCGCTGACCCCGGGACCCGAGGACGTGGGCGTGCCCTGGGCGATCGGTTCGCCGGAGGGCGGGCACGACGCGGTCCACCCCGACCTGGGCACGCTGGAGGACTTCGCCCATTTCGTGGAGACCGCCCGCAATCTGCGGATGGAAGTGGCCCTGGATTTCGCCCTCCAGTGCTCGCCCGACCATCCGTGGGTGGAGAAGCATCCCGAGTGGTTCCAGCACCGGGCGGACGGCTCGATCGCCTACGCGGAGAATCCGCCGAAGAAATACCAGGACATCTACCCGATCGCCTTCGACAAGGATCTTGAGGGCATCGTCGCGGAGAGCGTGCGCATCCTGCGGTTCTGGATGGACCGGGGCGTACGGATCTTCCGCGTCGACAATCCGCACACCAAGCCGGTGATCTTCTGGGAGAAGGTGATCGCGGAGATCAACGGCACCGATCCCGATGTGATCTTCCTGGCCGAGGCATTCACCCGGCCGGCGATGATGCGCACCCTCGCCGCCATCGGTTTCCAGCAGTCGTACACGTATTTCACCTGGCGCGACAGCCGGCAGGAAATCACGGATTACGTGAACGAACTGGCCCATGACACCGCCGCGTTCATGCGGCCGAATTTCTTCGTGAACACCCCCGACATCCTTCCCGGATACCTTCAGAAGGGCGGCCGGCCCGCCTTCGAGGCACGGGCGGTGCTCGCGGCGACCCTCTCCCCCTCCTGGGGGGTGTACGCGGGGTTCGAGCTGTGCGAGAACACCCCGATCCACCACGGCAGTGAGGAGTACCTCGACTCGGAGAAGTACGAGATCCGGCCCAGGGACTGGGAAGCCGCAGAGCGCGAGGGCCGTTCGCTCGCCCCGCTCATCACCTCGCTCAACCGGATCAGGCGCCGCCACCCGGCCCTGCAGCAGCTGCGTGACGTGCACTTCCACGCGTCGGACAACGACGCCCTGATCGTGTACAGCAAGCGCTCCGGTTCGAACATCCTTCTGGTGGTCGTCAACCTCGACCCGCACCACACCCAGGAGGCGACCGTCTCGTTGGACATGCCGCAACTCGGCCTCGACCGGCACGAGAGCGTGCCGGTGCGCGACGAGCTCACCGGCACTTCCTATCACTGGGGCAGGACGTTCTATGTGCGCCTTGAGCCGGGCGTGACGCCCGCGCACATCGCCGTCCTGCGACCGTCCCCGCCGACCGGAGGGTCACCCACACCATGA
- the glgP gene encoding alpha-glucan family phosphorylase has translation MKAIRRFTVRPVLPDSLQPLSDLARNLRWSWHTETRELFRSVDPAAGPAAECDPVRLLGSVSAGRLAELARDERFLHRLAEASADLRDYLRGPRWYQEQREQGADLPAAIAYFSPEFGVTAALPQYSGGLGILAGDHLKAASDLGVPLVGVGLLYRHGYFRQSLSRDGWQQEHYPVLDPNELPLTLIREADGTPTQVVLDLPGGRSLHAQIWQAHVGRVPLLMLDSDVEENAPGEREVTDRLYGGGSEHRLLQEMLLGIGGVRAVRAYCRLTGHPAPEVFHTNEGHAGFLGLERIRELATTGLDFDSAVESVRAGTVFTTHTPVPAGIDRFDRGLVARHFGEDGELPGVPAERVLELGTETYTGGDPGVFNMAVMGLRLARRANGVSTLHGAVSREMFAGLWPGFDAPEVPITSVTNGVHAPTWVAPEVLRLRAETGGTPGRWDSVADIPARRLWELRRTLREQLVGEVRQRLHASWRHRGAQPAELGWIDGVLDPDVLTIGFARRVPSYKRLTLMLRDRDRLRGLLLHPERPVQIVVAGKAHPADDGGKRLVQELVRFADDARVRHRIVFLPDYGMAMAQKLYPGCDVWLNNPLRPLEACGTSGMKAALNGCLNLSVLDGWWDEWFEPDFGWAIPTAEGSALDEDRRDDLEANALYELIEDRVAPHFYDRRDEGLPGRWIEMVRRTMGTLGPKVLADRMVTEYVERLYAPAALDQRSMDAARARDLAGWKAKVRAAWPRVAVDHVEAVTPTASGTTAELGSTLALRVRISLGALAPDDVEVQAVAGRVDSSDAIFDAQTFPLKPAGGQDLEGHWLYEGPLALDRTGPYGYTVRVLPAHRLLGSGAELGLVAQPTGTTGEGAGLLMR, from the coding sequence GTGAAGGCCATTCGTCGATTCACCGTGCGTCCCGTCCTTCCGGACTCCCTCCAACCCCTCAGCGACCTGGCGCGCAACCTGCGCTGGTCCTGGCACACCGAGACCCGTGAGCTCTTCCGGTCCGTCGACCCGGCGGCCGGCCCGGCGGCGGAGTGCGACCCCGTCCGCCTGCTCGGTTCCGTCTCCGCGGGGCGGCTCGCGGAGCTGGCCCGCGACGAACGGTTCCTGCACCGGCTCGCCGAGGCGTCCGCCGACCTCCGGGACTACCTCCGGGGGCCCCGCTGGTACCAGGAGCAGCGTGAGCAGGGCGCCGACCTGCCCGCCGCCATCGCCTACTTCTCACCCGAATTCGGGGTGACCGCCGCCCTGCCCCAGTACTCCGGCGGGCTCGGCATCCTCGCCGGTGACCACCTCAAGGCCGCCAGCGACCTGGGCGTGCCCCTCGTCGGCGTCGGCCTGCTCTACCGCCACGGCTACTTCCGGCAGAGCCTGTCCCGGGACGGCTGGCAGCAGGAGCACTACCCCGTCCTCGACCCCAACGAGCTGCCGCTCACCCTGATCCGCGAGGCCGACGGCACCCCGACCCAGGTCGTCCTGGACCTGCCCGGCGGCCGGTCCCTGCACGCCCAGATCTGGCAGGCCCACGTCGGCCGGGTCCCGCTGCTCATGCTCGACTCCGACGTCGAGGAGAACGCCCCCGGCGAACGCGAGGTCACCGACCGGCTGTACGGCGGCGGCAGCGAGCACCGGCTGCTCCAGGAGATGCTGCTCGGCATCGGCGGCGTCCGTGCCGTGCGCGCCTACTGCCGGCTCACCGGCCACCCCGCCCCGGAGGTCTTCCACACCAACGAGGGCCACGCCGGCTTCCTCGGCCTGGAACGCATCCGCGAGCTGGCCACGACCGGCCTGGACTTCGACTCCGCGGTGGAGTCCGTGCGCGCCGGCACCGTCTTCACCACCCACACCCCGGTCCCGGCCGGAATCGACCGGTTCGACCGCGGACTTGTCGCCCGCCACTTCGGCGAGGACGGCGAACTGCCCGGGGTCCCCGCCGAACGCGTCCTGGAACTCGGCACCGAGACCTACACCGGCGGCGACCCGGGCGTCTTCAACATGGCGGTGATGGGGCTGCGGCTCGCCCGGCGCGCCAACGGCGTCTCCACGCTGCACGGCGCGGTCAGCCGGGAGATGTTCGCCGGGCTCTGGCCGGGCTTCGACGCCCCGGAGGTGCCGATCACCTCCGTCACCAACGGCGTTCACGCGCCGACCTGGGTCGCCCCCGAGGTCCTGCGGCTGCGCGCCGAGACGGGGGGCACCCCGGGCCGCTGGGACTCCGTCGCCGACATCCCCGCCCGCCGGCTCTGGGAGCTGCGCCGCACCCTGCGCGAACAGCTGGTCGGCGAGGTCCGGCAGCGGCTGCACGCCTCCTGGCGCCACCGGGGCGCCCAGCCCGCCGAGCTCGGCTGGATCGACGGCGTCCTCGACCCGGACGTGCTGACGATCGGCTTCGCCCGCCGCGTCCCCTCGTACAAGCGGCTGACGCTGATGCTGCGCGACCGCGACCGGCTGCGGGGGCTGCTGCTGCACCCCGAGCGGCCGGTCCAGATCGTCGTCGCGGGCAAGGCGCACCCGGCCGACGACGGCGGGAAGCGGCTGGTCCAGGAGCTGGTGAGGTTCGCCGACGACGCCCGGGTCCGCCACCGCATCGTCTTCCTGCCCGACTACGGGATGGCGATGGCCCAGAAGCTCTACCCGGGCTGCGACGTCTGGCTGAACAACCCGCTGCGCCCGCTGGAGGCCTGCGGGACGAGCGGGATGAAGGCGGCGCTCAACGGCTGCCTCAACCTGTCCGTGCTGGACGGCTGGTGGGACGAGTGGTTCGAGCCGGACTTCGGCTGGGCGATCCCGACGGCCGAGGGCAGCGCGCTGGACGAGGACCGGCGCGACGACCTGGAGGCCAATGCCCTGTACGAGCTGATCGAGGACCGGGTAGCGCCGCACTTCTACGACCGCCGGGACGAGGGGCTGCCGGGGCGCTGGATCGAGATGGTCCGCCGCACGATGGGCACCCTGGGGCCCAAGGTGCTCGCCGACCGGATGGTCACGGAGTACGTGGAGCGGCTGTACGCCCCCGCCGCGCTCGACCAGCGGTCCATGGACGCGGCCAGGGCGCGGGACCTGGCGGGGTGGAAGGCGAAGGTCCGGGCGGCCTGGCCGCGGGTGGCCGTCGACCATGTGGAGGCGGTGACGCCGACCGCCTCCGGTACGACGGCGGAGCTGGGCTCCACGCTGGCGCTGCGGGTCCGGATCTCGCTGGGCGCGCTGGCGCCGGACGACGTGGAGGTGCAGGCGGTGGCCGGGCGGGTGGACTCGTCCGACGCGATCTTCGACGCCCAGACCTTCCCGCTGAAGCCGGCGGGCGGCCAGGACCTGGAGGGCCACTGGCTGTACGAGGGCCCGCTCGCCCTGGACCGGACGGGCCCGTACGGCTACACCGTGCGCGTGCTGCCGGCCCACCGGCTGCTGGGGAGCGGCGCCGAACTCGGCCTGGTCGCCCAGCCGACGGGGACCACGGGTGAGGGCGCGGGTCTGCTGATGCGCTGA